The Cloeon dipterum chromosome 3, ieCloDipt1.1, whole genome shotgun sequence genome includes a region encoding these proteins:
- the LOC135940890 gene encoding fatty-acid amide hydrolase 2-B isoform X1, which translates to MGKVSRKVKAKVAKVRNEAFRPPAPPERRMSWWKQARAKWLSFLRRLIDLLSGVLFRVAYAIKGKSSMPPIRNLLLLEPAMSIAAKIRNRKISSEEVVKTFISRVEEINPILNCVVDQRFEEALEEARAVDKLLATTDKTAEEIEKETPFLGVPFSTKDAIKVKGMSFTAGLYCRKDIRADGDAETVALLRAAGAIPLVITNTSEVCMWWESHNRVYGRTNNPYDTSKIVGGSSGGEACNLSAAGTPFGLGSDIGGSIRMPCFFNGIFGHKPTRCVISNHGEWPEASDTHQTYLGTGPMSRFATDLVPMVKILAKKDLRLDEKVDLRKMRIYYMEDDGGSPHLSPVDPDIRQAMRKVIEYLSQAHGLKPKKVDFPKLRRAVSIWLAKMNLVGVPDFCQQLANCEGSINLGWELAKWMVGQSNHTFIALMTAFTERFGVQPGTPHYDRLFNMCQDLHNEFQTLLGEDGVFLYPTHPTPAPYHNEPVLRPFNFAYTAIINVLGFPATAVPLGLSRDGLPIGIQVIGGLLSDRLTLAMALELEKAFGGWVPPKIDV; encoded by the exons ATGGGCAAAGTGAGTCGGAAGGTGAAGGCAAAAGTGGCCAAAGTGCGAAACGAAGCCTTCAGACCTCCTGCACCGCCCG AGCGGAGAATGTCGTGGTGGAAGCAGGCAAGGGCCAAGTGGCTCTCGTTCCTCCGCCGGCTCATCGACCTGCTCAGCGGCGTCCTCTTCAGGGTCGCCTACGCCATCAAGGGCAAGAGTTCGATGCCACCCATCAGGAACCTTCTGCTCCTCGAGCCGGCCATGTCGATCGCTGCCAAAATCAGGAATCGaaag ATCTCAAGCGAAGAAGTAGTGAAAACGTTCATCAGCAGAGTAGAGGAAATCAATCCGATTCTCAACTGCGTGGTAGACCAAAGATTCGAGGAGGCGCTGGAGGAGGCGAGAGCCGTAGATAAACTTCTCGCGACCACTGACAAAACCGCCGAGGAAATCGAGAAGGAAACTCCATTTCTCGGCGTTCCCTTCTCAACCAAAGATGCGATCAAGGTCAAAG gaatGAGTTTCACTGCCGGTTTGTACTGTCGAAAGGACATCCGAGCCGACGGCGATGCTGAAACGGTGGCGCTGCTGAGGGCGGCCGGCGCCATTCCGTTGGTCATCACCAATACCTCGGAAGTGTGCATGTGGTGGGAAAGCCACAACCGGGTGTACGGCCGCACCAACAATCCTTACGACACGAGCAAGATCGTCGGCGGCTCGTCCGGTGGGGAGGCGTGCAACCTTTCTGCGGCCG ggACTCCATTTGGTCTGGGCTCAGACATAGGCGGCTCGATCCGCATGCCATGCTTCTTCAATGGCATTTTCGGCCACAAACCTACCAGATGTGTGATCTCAAACCACGGCGAGTGGCCCGAGGCGTCCGACACTCACCAAACCTACCTGGGCACCGGCCCAATGAGCAGGTTCGCCACCGACCTTGTGCCGATGGTGAAAATCCTGGCCAAAAAAGATCTCCGGTTGGACGAGAAGGTagatttgagaaaaatgcgcATCTACTATATGGAGGACGACGGCGGCTCTCCGCACCTGAGTCCGGTTGACCCGGACATCCGGCAGGCCATGCGCAAGGTCATCGAATACCTCTCCCAAGCACACGGACTGAAACCAAAGAAG gttgATTTTCCCAAGCTGCGCCGGGCTGTGTCCATTTGGCTCGCCAAGATGAATTTGGTGGGCGTTCCAGACTTCTGCCAGCAATTAGCCAACTGTGAG GGCTCAATCAACCTCGGCTGGGAGCTGGCCAAGTGGATGGTCGGTCAGTCGAACCACACGTTCATTGCGCTGATGACCGCCTTTACGGAGAGGTTCGGCGTGCAGCCCGGCACGCCACACTACGATCGTCTGTTCAACATGTGCCAGGACCTGCACAACGAGTTCCAAACCCTGCTCGGCGAGGACGGCGTCTTTCTTTACCCGACGCACCCGACGCCGGCGCCCTACCACAACGAGCCCGTGCTGCGGCCCTTCAATTTCGCCTACACTGCCATAATTAACGTGCTCGGCTTCCCGGCCACCGCCGTCCCTCTGGGCCTCTCCAGGGACGGCCTCCCGATCGGCATTCAGGTCATAGGCGGCCTCCTAAGCGATAGACTCACCCTGGCGATGGCTCTTGAGCTGGAGAAAGCTTTTGGCGGCTGGGTCCCACCAAAGATCGACGTTTGA
- the LOC135938261 gene encoding LETM1 domain-containing protein 1, with translation MVRNVLRRLLFRAPTALRRCCHGEPSSSGQPQPPPATDKELLARKVRRYTLSRYVFYVRRFEHTLEENFPSAMHVYRVFVVGIKDFYEDLKHFIRVARWINRNGRDGLARNELELHFQMPKDMVRVAPVLLISALPFANYVIFPLAYMFPRHLLSRHFWSLQQRVDFAAIALRKRLYNQRPILRCLQVRLGDLEEGKLRDQWANILGLLGSGAHPNLQQIQQVSGLFAETQAFGMAGLWANHKNALVRLHGMHMGWKRRWRLRERAKLIREMDFMITEEGVTSMSNDEMRYACFLRGLNPVNVKTDELVLWLHKWTLISNNTDDEHLSLILHLPILLGYNQPSNWVLLYQ, from the exons ATGGTTCGAAATGTCCTGAGGAGGCTGCTTTTTCGGGCGCCAACGGCGCTCCGGAG GTGCTGCCATGGAGAGCCCTCGTCCTCAGGTCAGCCGCAACCGCCGCCCGCAACAGACAAGGAGTTATTGGCACGGAAGGTGCGCAGGTACACCCTTTCTCGCTATGTCTTCTACGTGCGGCGCTTCGAACACACCCTGGAGGAGAACTTCCCCTCGGCTATGCACGTCTACCGCGTCTTTGTGGTCGGCATTAAGGATTTTTACGAAGATCTCAAGCATTTCATCag GGTGGCCAGGTGGATCAACCGAAACGGCAGAGACGGCCTGGCGAGGAACGAGCTGGAGCTGCACTTCCAGATGCCCAAGGACATGGTCAGGGTGGCGCCGGTGCTGCTGATCTCGGCGCTGCCGTTCGCCAACTACGTCATTTTCCCGCTTGCCTACATGTTTCCCAGACATCTGCTCAGCAGGCACTTCTGGTCCCTCCAACAAAGGGTCGATTTCGCTGCCATTGCCCTGAGAAAGAGACTGTACAACCAGAGGCCGATACTTCGCTGCCTGCAG GTCCGTCTGGGCGACCTGGAGGAAGGCAAGCTGCGCGACCAGTGGGCAAACATTTTGGGCCTGCTGGGCAGCGGTGCCCACCCAAACCTGCAGCAGATCCAGCAGGTGTCCGGCCTGTTCGCGGAGACGCAGGCCTTCGGCATGGCCGGACTCTGGGCAAACCACAAGAACGCCCTCGTGCGGCTGCACGGCATGCACATGGGCTGGAAGCGCAGGTGGCGGCTGCGCGAGAGGGCCAAGCTGATCAGGGAAATGGACTTTATGATCACCGAGGAGGGCGTCACCAGCATGAGCAACGACGAGATGAGATAT GCGTGTTTCCTGCGGGGTTTGAACCCGGTGAACGTAAAGACGGACGAGTTGGTGTTGTGGCTGCACAAGTGGACGCTGATCAGCAACAACACGGACGACGAGCACCTGTCGCTGATCCTGCACCTGCCCATCCTGCTGGGCTACAACCAGCCCTCCAACTGGGTCCTGCTCTACCAGTGA
- the LOC135940890 gene encoding fatty-acid amide hydrolase 2-B isoform X2, whose amino-acid sequence MSWWKQARAKWLSFLRRLIDLLSGVLFRVAYAIKGKSSMPPIRNLLLLEPAMSIAAKIRNRKISSEEVVKTFISRVEEINPILNCVVDQRFEEALEEARAVDKLLATTDKTAEEIEKETPFLGVPFSTKDAIKVKGMSFTAGLYCRKDIRADGDAETVALLRAAGAIPLVITNTSEVCMWWESHNRVYGRTNNPYDTSKIVGGSSGGEACNLSAAGTPFGLGSDIGGSIRMPCFFNGIFGHKPTRCVISNHGEWPEASDTHQTYLGTGPMSRFATDLVPMVKILAKKDLRLDEKVDLRKMRIYYMEDDGGSPHLSPVDPDIRQAMRKVIEYLSQAHGLKPKKVDFPKLRRAVSIWLAKMNLVGVPDFCQQLANCEGSINLGWELAKWMVGQSNHTFIALMTAFTERFGVQPGTPHYDRLFNMCQDLHNEFQTLLGEDGVFLYPTHPTPAPYHNEPVLRPFNFAYTAIINVLGFPATAVPLGLSRDGLPIGIQVIGGLLSDRLTLAMALELEKAFGGWVPPKIDV is encoded by the exons ATGTCGTGGTGGAAGCAGGCAAGGGCCAAGTGGCTCTCGTTCCTCCGCCGGCTCATCGACCTGCTCAGCGGCGTCCTCTTCAGGGTCGCCTACGCCATCAAGGGCAAGAGTTCGATGCCACCCATCAGGAACCTTCTGCTCCTCGAGCCGGCCATGTCGATCGCTGCCAAAATCAGGAATCGaaag ATCTCAAGCGAAGAAGTAGTGAAAACGTTCATCAGCAGAGTAGAGGAAATCAATCCGATTCTCAACTGCGTGGTAGACCAAAGATTCGAGGAGGCGCTGGAGGAGGCGAGAGCCGTAGATAAACTTCTCGCGACCACTGACAAAACCGCCGAGGAAATCGAGAAGGAAACTCCATTTCTCGGCGTTCCCTTCTCAACCAAAGATGCGATCAAGGTCAAAG gaatGAGTTTCACTGCCGGTTTGTACTGTCGAAAGGACATCCGAGCCGACGGCGATGCTGAAACGGTGGCGCTGCTGAGGGCGGCCGGCGCCATTCCGTTGGTCATCACCAATACCTCGGAAGTGTGCATGTGGTGGGAAAGCCACAACCGGGTGTACGGCCGCACCAACAATCCTTACGACACGAGCAAGATCGTCGGCGGCTCGTCCGGTGGGGAGGCGTGCAACCTTTCTGCGGCCG ggACTCCATTTGGTCTGGGCTCAGACATAGGCGGCTCGATCCGCATGCCATGCTTCTTCAATGGCATTTTCGGCCACAAACCTACCAGATGTGTGATCTCAAACCACGGCGAGTGGCCCGAGGCGTCCGACACTCACCAAACCTACCTGGGCACCGGCCCAATGAGCAGGTTCGCCACCGACCTTGTGCCGATGGTGAAAATCCTGGCCAAAAAAGATCTCCGGTTGGACGAGAAGGTagatttgagaaaaatgcgcATCTACTATATGGAGGACGACGGCGGCTCTCCGCACCTGAGTCCGGTTGACCCGGACATCCGGCAGGCCATGCGCAAGGTCATCGAATACCTCTCCCAAGCACACGGACTGAAACCAAAGAAG gttgATTTTCCCAAGCTGCGCCGGGCTGTGTCCATTTGGCTCGCCAAGATGAATTTGGTGGGCGTTCCAGACTTCTGCCAGCAATTAGCCAACTGTGAG GGCTCAATCAACCTCGGCTGGGAGCTGGCCAAGTGGATGGTCGGTCAGTCGAACCACACGTTCATTGCGCTGATGACCGCCTTTACGGAGAGGTTCGGCGTGCAGCCCGGCACGCCACACTACGATCGTCTGTTCAACATGTGCCAGGACCTGCACAACGAGTTCCAAACCCTGCTCGGCGAGGACGGCGTCTTTCTTTACCCGACGCACCCGACGCCGGCGCCCTACCACAACGAGCCCGTGCTGCGGCCCTTCAATTTCGCCTACACTGCCATAATTAACGTGCTCGGCTTCCCGGCCACCGCCGTCCCTCTGGGCCTCTCCAGGGACGGCCTCCCGATCGGCATTCAGGTCATAGGCGGCCTCCTAAGCGATAGACTCACCCTGGCGATGGCTCTTGAGCTGGAGAAAGCTTTTGGCGGCTGGGTCCCACCAAAGATCGACGTTTGA
- the LOC135940889 gene encoding uncharacterized protein LOC135940889 isoform X2 has translation MLKHTDLLLTYCNGNNDMLKSIASICLTEIQLYNEELIGASVAVVDTLAAFETSVAHQPLLQFLSLLATEEQTAAFLMAQLPLLSTPAVAFVSSRLANLASPYLTQAFLKPLLATFSLTAVTAAVRLAGLLDAFDRMLLFKRIVALSNHPGLPAASRLVLLDVASHVGSTFNLLTPATPEITFADGAHSKFKKIAAVLAGPCGQGVEAAVEDASSTDYKAVNAKVLYLASKHEHLHDVCKRQALRLMLDDLSFAPHLLELVQIVPELDLPNLIPSILERTPPEPSDLPFFVMLLRQAVASRSSAVARPKESLALIKTIVREGLPADEAHLLLSTCHQIIKVFDPADFVEEMKGLLSAVAASSAEEDVVARVASFESLLSCLTDANVRQVLRQQKRELEPGFFHKAQSVTLVDQPALSLRVERMILPEKFSTESLEEYLILIKSRKYAKIEFEMIAASAGNGLEAVAVFFEPSTLIEPLLLGRVSNEKTATTVYNPEKPYPAQFQVRAEFKQNGRMCCCSLPSWKIDLTRILQPLPCKERKEMAEMLWNQVSDWPQSCVVLGTEAANARFSDLRPFAVDEELVATFLAPSSHLLFRFSARKVEIKTDDVILLAYANDFLCS, from the exons ATGCTGAAGCATACCGATTTGCTGTTGACCTACTGCAATGGAAATAATGACATGCTAAAATCAATCGCTTCCATTTGTCTGACGGAAATTCAACTCTACAATGAG GAGCTGATCGGTGCTTCCGTGGCCGTGGTGGACACCCTGGCCGCGTTCGAGACGTCCGTGGCGCACCAGCCGCTGCTGCAGTTCCTCAGCCTGCTGGCCACGGAGGAGCAGACGGCGGCCTTCCTGATGGCACAGTTGCCGCTGCTGTCGACGCCCGCGGTGGCGTTCGTTTCGAGCCGGCTGGCGAACCTGGCCTCGCCGTACCTGACGCAGGCGTTCCTCAAGCCGCTGCTGGCCACCTTCAGCCTGACGGCGGTGACCGCGGCCGTGCGGCTGGCCGGCTTGCTCGACGCCTTCGACCGAATGCTGCTGTTCAAGCGAATCGTGGCCCTGAGCAACCACCCTGGCCTGCCGGCCGCCTCCCGACTCGTCCTCCTCGACGTCGCCTCGCACGTCGGCAGCACCTTCAACCTGCTCACGCCCGCCACGCCGGAAATCACCTTTGCAGACGGCGCGCACAGCAAATTCAAGAAGATCGCCGCCGTTCTGGCCGGGCCGTGCGGACAGGGCGTTGAGGCGGCTGTTGAAGACGCGTCCAGCACTGATTACAAGGCGGTGAACGCCAAGGTTCTCTATTTGGCGTCCAAGCACGAGCACCTGCATGACGTTTGCAAGAG GCAAGCCCTGAGACTGATGCTGGACGACCTGAGTTTCGCGCCGCACCTGCTGGAACTGGTGCAGATCGTCCCTGAACTGGACCTGCCCAACCTGATTCCGTCCATATTAGAAAGAACCCCGCCGGAGCCAAGTGATCTGCCGTTTTTCGTGATGCTACTGCGTCAGGCCGTGGCGTCGCGCAGTTCCGCGGTCGCCCGGCCCAAGGAGAGCCTCGCCCTGATCAAAACCATCGTCAGGGAGGGCCTCCCGGCCGACGAGGCGCATTTGCTGCTCTCGACGTGCCACCAAATCATCAAGGTGTTCGATCCGGCCGACTTTGTGGAGGAAATGAAAGGTCTGCTGAGCGCCGTGGCCGCCAGCAGCGCCGAGGAAGACGTCGTGGCCAGGGTGGCGTCGTTCGAGTCCCTCCTCAGCTGCCTGACAGACGCCAACGTGCGGCAGGTGCTGCGCCAGCAAAAGAGGGAACTCGAGCCAGGCTTTTTCCACAAGGCGCAGTCTGTCACCCTCGTGGACCAGCCGGCGCTCAGTCTCAGGGTTGAAAGAATGATTTTACCTGAGAAATTCAGTACGGAGTCGCTGGAGGAATATTTGATCCTGATTAAGTCTAGAAAATACGCGAAAATCGAGTTTGAAATGATTGCTGCGAGTGCAGGAAATGGATTAGAGGCGGTCGCCGTGTTTTTCGAGCCCTCGACCCTGATAGAGCCGCTGCTCCTTGGACGGGTTTCTAATGAAAAAACCGCAACCACGGTTTACAACCCAGAAAAACCCTATCCGGCGCAATTTCAGGTCAGGGCCGAATTTAAACAGAACGGCCGCATGTGCTGCTGTTCTTTACCCAGCTGGAAAATCGACCTGACGCGGATTTTACAACCCTTGCCGTGTAAAGAACGGAAGGAAATGGCCGAAATGCTGTGGAATCAAGTGTCGGACTGGCCGCAATCGTGTGTTGTCCTCGGAACGGAGGCGGCCAACGCCAGGTTTTCGGACTTGAGGCCATTTGCGGTGGACGAGGAACTCGTGGCGACGTTCCTGGCCCCCAGCAGCCATCTGCTGTTCAGGTTCTCCGCGCGGAAGGTCGAGATCAAGACTGACGATGTGATATTACTCGCGTACGCGAATGACTTTTTGTGCAGTTAA
- the LOC135940889 gene encoding uncharacterized protein LOC135940889 isoform X1 — MVERSFKSLLKSILSDRIDEAEKLELLFQLESAELDVEEVRVALEVLQRVQNTAVPLKDPLHLVRSQAVQTATTLLLTCHAKFAADASCKRLMLKHTDLLLTYCNGNNDMLKSIASICLTEIQLYNEELIGASVAVVDTLAAFETSVAHQPLLQFLSLLATEEQTAAFLMAQLPLLSTPAVAFVSSRLANLASPYLTQAFLKPLLATFSLTAVTAAVRLAGLLDAFDRMLLFKRIVALSNHPGLPAASRLVLLDVASHVGSTFNLLTPATPEITFADGAHSKFKKIAAVLAGPCGQGVEAAVEDASSTDYKAVNAKVLYLASKHEHLHDVCKRQALRLMLDDLSFAPHLLELVQIVPELDLPNLIPSILERTPPEPSDLPFFVMLLRQAVASRSSAVARPKESLALIKTIVREGLPADEAHLLLSTCHQIIKVFDPADFVEEMKGLLSAVAASSAEEDVVARVASFESLLSCLTDANVRQVLRQQKRELEPGFFHKAQSVTLVDQPALSLRVERMILPEKFSTESLEEYLILIKSRKYAKIEFEMIAASAGNGLEAVAVFFEPSTLIEPLLLGRVSNEKTATTVYNPEKPYPAQFQVRAEFKQNGRMCCCSLPSWKIDLTRILQPLPCKERKEMAEMLWNQVSDWPQSCVVLGTEAANARFSDLRPFAVDEELVATFLAPSSHLLFRFSARKVEIKTDDVILLAYANDFLCS, encoded by the exons atGGTTGAACGCAGTTTTAAATCCTTGTTAAAG AGCATCCTGAGTGACCGAATAGACGAAGCGGAGAAACTGGAGCTGTTATTCCAGCTCGAAAGCGCTGAGCTTGACGTGGAGGAGGTTCGGGTGGCATTGGAAGTGCTCCAACGAGTCCAAAACACTGCTGTCCCCCTCAAAGACCCCCTTCACCTTGTCCGCTCGCAGGCTGTACAAACCGCGACGACCCTCTTGCTTACCTGTCACGCTAAA TTTGCAGCTGATGCTTCCTGTAAAAGGTTAATGCTGAAGCATACCGATTTGCTGTTGACCTACTGCAATGGAAATAATGACATGCTAAAATCAATCGCTTCCATTTGTCTGACGGAAATTCAACTCTACAATGAG GAGCTGATCGGTGCTTCCGTGGCCGTGGTGGACACCCTGGCCGCGTTCGAGACGTCCGTGGCGCACCAGCCGCTGCTGCAGTTCCTCAGCCTGCTGGCCACGGAGGAGCAGACGGCGGCCTTCCTGATGGCACAGTTGCCGCTGCTGTCGACGCCCGCGGTGGCGTTCGTTTCGAGCCGGCTGGCGAACCTGGCCTCGCCGTACCTGACGCAGGCGTTCCTCAAGCCGCTGCTGGCCACCTTCAGCCTGACGGCGGTGACCGCGGCCGTGCGGCTGGCCGGCTTGCTCGACGCCTTCGACCGAATGCTGCTGTTCAAGCGAATCGTGGCCCTGAGCAACCACCCTGGCCTGCCGGCCGCCTCCCGACTCGTCCTCCTCGACGTCGCCTCGCACGTCGGCAGCACCTTCAACCTGCTCACGCCCGCCACGCCGGAAATCACCTTTGCAGACGGCGCGCACAGCAAATTCAAGAAGATCGCCGCCGTTCTGGCCGGGCCGTGCGGACAGGGCGTTGAGGCGGCTGTTGAAGACGCGTCCAGCACTGATTACAAGGCGGTGAACGCCAAGGTTCTCTATTTGGCGTCCAAGCACGAGCACCTGCATGACGTTTGCAAGAG GCAAGCCCTGAGACTGATGCTGGACGACCTGAGTTTCGCGCCGCACCTGCTGGAACTGGTGCAGATCGTCCCTGAACTGGACCTGCCCAACCTGATTCCGTCCATATTAGAAAGAACCCCGCCGGAGCCAAGTGATCTGCCGTTTTTCGTGATGCTACTGCGTCAGGCCGTGGCGTCGCGCAGTTCCGCGGTCGCCCGGCCCAAGGAGAGCCTCGCCCTGATCAAAACCATCGTCAGGGAGGGCCTCCCGGCCGACGAGGCGCATTTGCTGCTCTCGACGTGCCACCAAATCATCAAGGTGTTCGATCCGGCCGACTTTGTGGAGGAAATGAAAGGTCTGCTGAGCGCCGTGGCCGCCAGCAGCGCCGAGGAAGACGTCGTGGCCAGGGTGGCGTCGTTCGAGTCCCTCCTCAGCTGCCTGACAGACGCCAACGTGCGGCAGGTGCTGCGCCAGCAAAAGAGGGAACTCGAGCCAGGCTTTTTCCACAAGGCGCAGTCTGTCACCCTCGTGGACCAGCCGGCGCTCAGTCTCAGGGTTGAAAGAATGATTTTACCTGAGAAATTCAGTACGGAGTCGCTGGAGGAATATTTGATCCTGATTAAGTCTAGAAAATACGCGAAAATCGAGTTTGAAATGATTGCTGCGAGTGCAGGAAATGGATTAGAGGCGGTCGCCGTGTTTTTCGAGCCCTCGACCCTGATAGAGCCGCTGCTCCTTGGACGGGTTTCTAATGAAAAAACCGCAACCACGGTTTACAACCCAGAAAAACCCTATCCGGCGCAATTTCAGGTCAGGGCCGAATTTAAACAGAACGGCCGCATGTGCTGCTGTTCTTTACCCAGCTGGAAAATCGACCTGACGCGGATTTTACAACCCTTGCCGTGTAAAGAACGGAAGGAAATGGCCGAAATGCTGTGGAATCAAGTGTCGGACTGGCCGCAATCGTGTGTTGTCCTCGGAACGGAGGCGGCCAACGCCAGGTTTTCGGACTTGAGGCCATTTGCGGTGGACGAGGAACTCGTGGCGACGTTCCTGGCCCCCAGCAGCCATCTGCTGTTCAGGTTCTCCGCGCGGAAGGTCGAGATCAAGACTGACGATGTGATATTACTCGCGTACGCGAATGACTTTTTGTGCAGTTAA
- the Arp3 gene encoding actin-related protein 3, which translates to MAGRMPPCVIDVGTGYSKMGFAGNKEPQFIVPSAIAIRENAKVGDQSCRRMAKGVEDLDFFIGDEAFEATGYSVKYPVRHGLVEDWDLMERFLEQCIFKYLRAEPEDHYFLLTEPPLNTPENREYTAEIMFESFNVPGLYIAVQAVLALAASWASQSASNRTLTGIVVDSGDGVTHVIPVAEGYVIGSCIKHIPIAGRNITYFIQSLLREREVGIPPEQSLETAKAIKERYSYICPDIAKEFAKYDADPSKWMKRFDGVNAVTKQPFAVDVGYERFLGPEIFFHPEFSNPDFTTPISEIVDTVIQNCPIDVRRPLYHNIVLSGGSTMFKDFGRRLQRDIKRTVDARLRLSETLSGGRITPKPIEVQVISHHMQRYAVWFGGSMLASTPEFYQVCHTKAAYEEYGPSICRHNPVFGTMT; encoded by the exons ATGGCCGGCCGAATGCCCCCTTGCGTGATCGATGTCGGCACCGG CTACTCGAAAATGGGATTTGCGGGCAACAAGGAGCCGCAGTTCATCGTGCCGTCGGCCATCGCCATCAGAGAGAACGCCAAGGTCGGCGACCAGTCATGCCGGAGGATGGCCAAGGGCGTCGAGGACCTCGACTTCTTCATCGGCGACGAGGCGTTCGAGGCCACCGGCTACTCGGTCAAGTACCCTGTGCGGCACGGCCTCGTCGAGGACTGGGACCTGATGGAACGCTTCCTCGAGCAGTGCATTTTCAA GTATTTGAGAGCCGAGCCAGAGGATCACTACTTCCTGCTGACGGAGCCGCCGCTGAACACTCCTGAGAACCGCGAGTACACGGCCGAGATTATGTTCGAGTCGTTCAACGTGCCCGGCCTGTACATCGCGGTGCAGGCCGTGCTCGCCCTGGCCGCCAGCTGGGCCTCGCAGAGCGCCTCCAATCGCACCCTCACCGGCATCGTCGTCGACAGCGGCGACGGTGTCACACACGTCATCCCTGTCGCCGAGGGCTACGTCATCGGCAGTTGCATCAAGCACATTCCCATCGCAg gtCGCAACATCACGTATTTCATCCAGTCGTTGCTGCGCGAGCGCGAGGTGGGCATTCCCCCGGAACAGTCGCTGGAGACGGCCAAGGCAATCAAGGAGCGCTACAGTTATATCTGTCCTGACATCGCCAAGGAGTTTGCCAAGTATGACGCCGACCCGTCCAAGTGGATGAAGCGCTTCGACGGCGTCAACGCCGTCACCAAACAGCCATTCGCTGTTGACGTCGGCTACGAGCGCTTCCTCGGCCCCGAGATCTTCTTCCATCCGGAG ttttCGAACCCGGACTTCACAACGCCAATCTCAGAAATCGTGGACACGGTGATCCAGAACTGTCCGATCGACGTGCGGCGCCCGCTGTACCACAACATCGTGCTGTCCGGCGGCTCGACCATGTTCAAGGACTTCGGCCGACGTCTGCAGCGTGACATCAAACGCACTGTCGACGCCAGACTGAGGCTCAGCGAGACCCTGAGCGGCGGACGGATCACCCCAAAGCCCATCGAGGTCCAAGTCATCTCGCACCACATGCAACGATACGCC GTGTGGTTCGGAGGCTCGATGCTTGCCTCAACGCCAGAATTTTACCAGGTGTGCCACACAAAGGCAGCCTATGAGGAATACGGGCCCAGTATTTGCCGGCACAACCCAGTCTTCGGCACCATGACGTga